In a single window of the Rhodoferax saidenbachensis genome:
- a CDS encoding FMN-binding negative transcriptional regulator, translating to MYNPSHFEEKRIDVLHGLVRTQPLSTLVTLSPDGLVANHIPLYLRVDGSPFGTLAGHVARSNPLWRETDLGVQVLVIFQGPQAYISPNWYATKQEHGKVVPTWNYAVVHAKGSLTVHDDPVWISAQLNDLTGQQEAASPEPWAVDDAPRDYTDKMISALVGIEIPIASLSGKWKVSQNQPAINRASVVQGLEGIGDGAMTDLVKAYAPG from the coding sequence ATGTACAACCCCAGTCACTTTGAAGAAAAGCGCATCGATGTATTACATGGACTGGTGCGTACGCAGCCTTTGTCCACGCTGGTCACCCTGTCGCCGGACGGACTGGTGGCCAACCATATCCCTTTGTACCTGCGGGTGGATGGCTCACCGTTTGGCACCCTGGCGGGCCATGTGGCGCGCAGCAACCCGCTGTGGCGCGAGACGGATCTGGGGGTGCAGGTGCTGGTGATTTTTCAGGGGCCACAGGCCTACATCAGCCCCAACTGGTATGCCACCAAGCAGGAGCATGGCAAGGTGGTCCCAACCTGGAACTACGCCGTGGTGCATGCCAAGGGCAGCCTGACGGTTCACGATGACCCGGTGTGGATAAGCGCGCAGTTGAATGACCTGACCGGTCAACAAGAGGCCGCGTCCCCCGAGCCCTGGGCCGTGGACGATGCACCGCGCGACTACACCGACAAGATGATCTCGGCGCTGGTCGGCATTGAGATTCCGATTGCCAGCCTGAGTGGCAAGTGGAAGGTGAGTCAGAACCAGCCGGCCATCAACCGGGCCAGCGTGGTGCAGGGGCTAGAAGGTATTGGGGATGGCGCGATGACCGATCTGGTCAAGGCTTACGCGCCAGGCTGA
- a CDS encoding glycosyltransferase family 2 protein — protein sequence MGQAPRFSILICNFNYGDFVGQALRSALDQDYSGPFEVVVVDDGSTDHSRAVIEGFLSDTRVRAVFQENQGQSGAFWTGARVATGDYVCLLDSDDLFLPDKLTRVAQKIAELALPTDQVFLSHDLRVQDMVEGVPIEQTWFDVISIARTTARHTLSSPAHSFPFSVPVGLVLSRSLLEGVLEALPCWSFPYGTDAVLCMAALLQTGQVHYLHEALGIYRIHGNNEFGSVVDGRYLPKFNPAPRAPKTLRFLSEWLDLLDQPPPQRALGLGYLQRMEHYVRRLSATHNLQEPAVSVGLLGDWRGLSADQGPSASLQSHGSVHVVEADAPDLPELEQMARAYEASTGEYFVYLRAGDRLDREFAERHLANRQRGALVGVSCNDVRLASAQGSLVHADLFRRSGAWKEPLQYIAPFSTSLGEWPAPPLSACLFRRNAILDRLFANRTAMPTALQHAGFWLVFQLQLHTAGALRIQETLSTCRLADGAAAHYDYLSGPTDLHGKVLQPPVADAVAWLGDFYRQEQAVFQDWLSPTWHQRFAHWLAAQGA from the coding sequence ATGGGCCAGGCTCCGCGTTTCTCCATCCTCATCTGCAATTTCAACTACGGTGACTTCGTGGGCCAGGCCCTGCGCAGCGCGCTGGACCAGGACTATTCCGGCCCGTTTGAAGTGGTCGTGGTGGACGATGGCTCCACCGACCACTCACGCGCGGTCATCGAGGGTTTTCTGTCCGATACACGGGTACGCGCGGTGTTTCAGGAGAACCAGGGGCAATCCGGGGCGTTCTGGACCGGGGCACGTGTCGCCACCGGTGACTATGTCTGCCTGCTGGACTCCGACGACTTGTTTCTGCCCGACAAACTGACCCGTGTTGCGCAAAAGATTGCGGAATTGGCCTTGCCAACTGACCAGGTCTTCCTGAGCCACGATCTGCGGGTGCAGGACATGGTCGAAGGCGTGCCTATCGAACAGACCTGGTTCGATGTGATCTCCATTGCCCGCACGACAGCCCGCCACACGCTGAGCAGCCCGGCGCACAGCTTCCCGTTTTCCGTACCGGTGGGCCTGGTGCTCTCACGCAGCTTGCTCGAGGGTGTATTGGAGGCCTTGCCCTGCTGGTCTTTTCCGTACGGCACGGATGCGGTACTGTGCATGGCAGCCTTGCTGCAGACCGGCCAGGTGCACTACCTGCACGAAGCGCTGGGCATCTACCGCATCCATGGCAACAACGAGTTCGGCAGCGTGGTGGATGGCCGCTACCTGCCCAAGTTCAACCCCGCACCACGCGCGCCCAAGACCCTGCGTTTTCTCAGTGAGTGGCTGGACCTGCTGGACCAGCCGCCGCCCCAGCGAGCCCTCGGTCTGGGCTATCTGCAACGCATGGAGCACTATGTGCGCCGCCTGTCCGCCACACACAACCTGCAGGAGCCCGCGGTCAGCGTGGGGCTGCTGGGCGACTGGCGTGGACTGTCGGCAGACCAGGGCCCCAGCGCCAGCCTGCAATCCCATGGCAGCGTGCATGTTGTGGAAGCGGACGCACCCGACCTGCCAGAACTGGAACAAATGGCCCGTGCCTACGAGGCCAGCACTGGGGAGTACTTTGTCTACCTGCGCGCGGGCGACCGTCTGGACCGTGAATTCGCAGAGCGCCATCTGGCCAATCGCCAGCGTGGCGCCTTGGTGGGGGTGAGTTGCAACGACGTGCGCCTGGCCAGTGCCCAGGGCAGCCTGGTGCATGCCGACCTGTTTCGCCGAAGCGGCGCGTGGAAAGAACCGCTGCAGTACATCGCGCCCTTCAGCACGTCGCTGGGCGAATGGCCGGCACCGCCCCTATCGGCCTGTTTGTTCCGGCGCAACGCCATCCTGGACCGCCTGTTTGCCAACCGCACTGCCATGCCTACTGCGCTGCAGCACGCTGGTTTCTGGCTGGTCTTTCAGTTGCAACTGCACACGGCGGGTGCGCTGCGGATTCAGGAAACCCTGAGCACCTGTCGTCTGGCCGATGGCGCCGCAGCCCACTACGACTATTTGTCTGGCCCCACGGACCTGCACGGGAAAGTGCTGCAACCGCCGGTAGCCGACGCGGTGGCCTGGCTGGGCGACTTCTATCGCCAGGAACAGGCCGTTTTTCAGGACTGGCTGTCGCCCACCTGGCACCAGCGTTTTGCGCACTGGCTAGCGGCGCAAGGGGCATAA
- a CDS encoding DUF4394 domain-containing protein has translation MVALNRRTWGQKMGSSVVVLGLIGLLGACSTLEPQGPPRKESLHVLTQDLQLLTVNAGQPARVLQRVALTGLPAGERLIGLDYRISKGVLFTLSRSGRVYTINADSGAVTPVGTAPIATPLEGTVFGVDFNPAADRIRVVSNTGQNLRLHPDTGAIAAVDPAVAYEPGDAQAGQKPALMAAAYTYNKKDDKLTTNYAIDGRSGTLVRQGSVEGVQPVVSPNTGRLFTVGALGTGALQDAAFDIADVTGAAFAALQTAPQGPYRLYLVNLDSGKAEALGTVAGGTALVGIAIIP, from the coding sequence ATGGTTGCATTGAATCGCCGTACCTGGGGGCAAAAAATGGGGAGCAGTGTGGTCGTTCTGGGCCTGATCGGCCTGCTGGGCGCCTGCAGCACGCTGGAGCCCCAAGGCCCGCCGCGCAAGGAATCCCTGCATGTGCTCACACAAGACCTGCAACTACTGACCGTCAACGCCGGGCAACCCGCACGCGTGTTGCAGCGCGTCGCGCTCACCGGCCTGCCCGCAGGCGAACGCCTGATCGGCCTGGACTACCGCATCAGCAAGGGCGTGCTCTTCACCCTGTCGCGCAGCGGCCGTGTCTACACCATCAACGCCGACAGCGGTGCCGTCACCCCCGTCGGCACTGCGCCGATTGCCACACCACTGGAAGGCACGGTTTTTGGCGTGGACTTCAACCCTGCGGCGGACCGCATTCGTGTGGTCAGCAACACCGGACAAAACCTGCGCCTGCACCCCGATACCGGCGCCATTGCCGCTGTGGACCCTGCCGTGGCCTACGAACCCGGCGATGCGCAGGCCGGACAAAAACCCGCCCTGATGGCCGCGGCCTACACCTACAACAAGAAAGACGACAAGCTCACCACCAACTACGCCATCGATGGCCGCAGCGGCACGCTGGTGCGCCAGGGCTCGGTGGAGGGTGTGCAACCCGTGGTGTCTCCCAACACCGGGCGTCTCTTCACGGTCGGTGCACTCGGAACGGGTGCTTTGCAGGATGCTGCGTTTGACATTGCCGATGTCACCGGCGCTGCTTTTGCCGCATTGCAAACCGCACCACAAGGTCCCTACCGCCTGTACCTGGTCAACCTGGATTCCGGCAAGGCCGAAGCGCTGGGAACGGTCGCCGGCGGTACTGCGCTGGTAGGCATTGCGATCATTCCCTGA
- a CDS encoding pirin family protein — MSTILSVAPLSFPWQTIDPFLFCVHHNDAYPAGDAKMAPQASLAGRNIGQDFAGKDGWSMYHGDTVPGFPSHPHRGFETVTIVRRGLIDHSDSLGATARFGGGDVQWLTAGKGIVHCEMFPLVHADQPNPTELFQIWLNLPAKSKMVEPHFTMFWHESIPRTTATDANGRTTEVVCIAGTLGDQKGLPPPPDSWASEADSDLAIYTIKLSPGASWTLPGARNPATRRQLYFFEGGKLTVAGQSVPVKSVMEARATDDCTFVNGDVESELLVLQGRPIGEPVAQYGPFVMNTQQEIHQAFADYRRTEFGGWPWGAGDPVHPRDKGRFAKHADGKVEER, encoded by the coding sequence ATGAGCACCATCCTTTCCGTCGCCCCCCTGAGCTTCCCTTGGCAGACCATCGATCCGTTCCTGTTCTGCGTACACCACAACGACGCCTACCCCGCGGGCGATGCCAAGATGGCACCCCAGGCCTCGCTGGCTGGCCGCAATATCGGCCAGGACTTCGCGGGCAAAGATGGCTGGAGCATGTACCACGGTGACACCGTGCCGGGCTTCCCTTCGCACCCGCACCGCGGTTTTGAAACCGTGACCATCGTGCGCCGCGGGCTCATCGACCACTCCGACTCATTAGGCGCCACTGCGCGCTTTGGCGGCGGCGATGTGCAATGGCTCACCGCGGGCAAGGGCATCGTCCACTGCGAGATGTTTCCGCTGGTGCACGCCGACCAGCCCAACCCTACCGAGCTGTTCCAGATCTGGCTGAACCTGCCGGCCAAAAGCAAGATGGTGGAGCCGCACTTCACCATGTTCTGGCACGAAAGCATTCCGCGCACCACGGCCACCGACGCCAATGGCCGCACCACCGAGGTGGTGTGCATTGCCGGCACGCTGGGCGACCAGAAAGGCCTGCCACCGCCCCCCGACTCCTGGGCCAGCGAGGCCGATAGCGACCTGGCCATCTACACCATCAAGCTGAGCCCCGGCGCCAGCTGGACCCTGCCCGGCGCGCGCAACCCGGCTACGCGGCGCCAACTGTATTTCTTCGAAGGCGGCAAGCTCACCGTCGCGGGCCAGTCAGTGCCAGTGAAATCCGTGATGGAGGCGCGCGCCACCGACGACTGCACTTTTGTGAACGGCGATGTGGAGAGCGAACTACTGGTGTTACAGGGTCGCCCGATTGGCGAGCCCGTGGCGCAATACGGCCCGTTTGTGATGAACACCCAGCAAGAGATTCACCAGGCCTTTGCCGACTACCGCCGCACCGAGTTTGGCGGCTGGCCCTGGGGTGCTGGCGACCCCGTGCATCCGCGCGACAAAGGCCGTTTTGCCAAGCACGCCGACGGCAAGGTCGAGGAGCGCTGA
- a CDS encoding N-acyl-D-amino-acid deacylase family protein produces the protein MAPDLLVRNGLLFDGSGSAPRQTDVLVRNGKVERIAPALPTPPGVREINAQGHWVMPGAIDIHTHYDVEVEAAPGLKESLQHGVTSVIFGNCSLSMALGSAEDAVDLFARVENLPRDVLMRWLDGKVNWTSPGAYYDHLEQLALGPNVASFLGHSNLRMAVLGKERCMQPTQLNWGEENALRSVLHAAMDAGFLGLSVDMLQWHRWKGFKYNGASAPSHYASMAEFRMLAGVLRQRGRTMQATPDAGRRHLVPLLAMMSHGLGRKPMKLSMLTSLDFTSNRQLGPLTRALASVINKGLQGDMRFQSLAVPFELWSDGCNTPVFEEMQASACLMNADSAAQRQQLYRDSDWRAQMRREWLSRFNANFHKDLAQMHIVACPDASLVGQSFAAVAATRGQAAVDTFIELICEFDESIRWHSVIANDRPAELRRFLQHPYIQLGFSDAGAHNRNLAFQNSHLWLLRDALLHSDAMPVEKAVWRITGELADWFGLDAGHIAEGRVADLLVLDPEALKTDLTGPVETEDARMGGMRMVTGSGRTVRQVIVGGHVVMDQGTPHAAFEQQRFGRLLRCQLP, from the coding sequence ATGGCTCCTGACCTGCTGGTCCGCAACGGTTTGCTGTTTGACGGTAGCGGCAGCGCACCACGCCAAACCGATGTCCTGGTGCGAAACGGCAAGGTCGAGCGCATCGCGCCCGCACTGCCCACACCGCCCGGTGTACGGGAGATAAACGCCCAGGGCCACTGGGTCATGCCGGGTGCCATCGACATCCACACCCACTATGACGTGGAAGTAGAGGCCGCCCCCGGGTTGAAGGAATCGCTGCAACATGGTGTGACCAGCGTGATCTTTGGCAACTGCTCGTTGTCCATGGCGTTGGGCAGTGCCGAGGACGCGGTGGACCTGTTTGCCCGCGTGGAAAACCTGCCACGCGATGTGCTGATGCGCTGGCTGGACGGCAAGGTGAACTGGACCAGCCCCGGCGCCTATTACGACCATCTGGAGCAACTCGCGCTCGGCCCCAACGTGGCCAGCTTCCTGGGCCACTCCAACCTGCGCATGGCGGTGCTGGGCAAAGAACGCTGCATGCAGCCCACGCAGTTGAACTGGGGCGAAGAAAACGCCTTGCGCAGCGTGTTGCACGCCGCCATGGACGCCGGTTTTCTGGGCCTGAGCGTGGACATGCTGCAGTGGCACCGCTGGAAAGGCTTCAAGTACAACGGCGCTTCGGCCCCGTCGCATTACGCCAGCATGGCGGAGTTCCGCATGCTGGCCGGCGTGCTGCGCCAGCGCGGCCGCACCATGCAGGCTACGCCTGACGCGGGACGGCGCCATCTGGTGCCGCTCTTGGCCATGATGAGCCACGGCCTGGGCCGCAAACCCATGAAGCTGAGCATGCTCACCAGCCTGGACTTCACGTCCAACCGCCAGTTGGGGCCGCTCACGCGTGCACTGGCCAGCGTCATCAACAAGGGGCTGCAGGGCGACATGCGTTTTCAGTCGTTGGCCGTGCCGTTTGAGTTGTGGAGTGATGGCTGCAACACGCCGGTGTTTGAAGAGATGCAGGCCAGTGCCTGTCTGATGAACGCCGACTCTGCGGCCCAACGCCAGCAGCTCTACCGCGACAGCGACTGGCGCGCCCAGATGCGCCGCGAATGGCTGAGCCGCTTCAACGCCAACTTTCACAAAGACCTGGCGCAGATGCACATCGTGGCCTGCCCCGATGCGTCCTTGGTGGGCCAGAGCTTTGCTGCAGTCGCAGCCACGCGCGGTCAGGCTGCGGTGGACACCTTCATTGAACTGATCTGCGAGTTTGACGAAAGCATCCGCTGGCACTCGGTGATTGCCAACGACCGGCCCGCCGAGTTGCGTCGCTTTTTGCAGCACCCGTATATCCAGTTGGGCTTCTCCGACGCTGGTGCGCACAACCGCAATCTGGCCTTCCAGAACTCGCACCTGTGGCTGCTGCGCGATGCGCTCTTACACAGCGATGCGATGCCTGTCGAGAAAGCCGTGTGGCGCATCACCGGGGAACTGGCTGACTGGTTTGGCCTGGACGCTGGCCATATCGCCGAAGGCCGCGTAGCCGACCTGCTGGTGCTGGACCCCGAGGCCCTGAAGACCGACCTGACCGGCCCGGTAGAAACCGAAGATGCGCGCATGGGCGGCATGCGCATGGTCACCGGTTCGGGCCGCACCGTGCGCCAGGTCATTGTTGGCGGCCATGTCGTCATGGACCAAGGCACGCCCCACGCCGCGTTCGAACAGCAGCGCTTTGGGCGCCTGTTGCGTTGCCAACTTCCTTGA
- a CDS encoding DUF748 domain-containing protein, whose amino-acid sequence MIWRRRLLWALGALVLLWVITWLAVPPLVKSQIEEKGSAALGRKLTVGAIAFRPWSLELTVTDLAIATADGAGTQLGIGRIYIDAEMQSLLRLAPVLDAIHVEAPRLQLTHLGGGHYDIDDVLARLRTPNDASPSDPVKFALYNLELKDGSVDFTDQVGTTQRKHTLRSLNLALPFLSNLPSKRDIVVAPRLAFELNGSAFDSAAAGTVFTATRKGEATLQVTQLDLAPYLPYLPAGLPVQVRGAVIDAKLQLGFEQAEQAQLRLSGAIKVSGLKLADAAGGELLSVAAIQTELADVRPLEGVVKLASLEITQPQLQLARNRAGRLNLDAGTSKKSENAPKNIAGSAQPERATAQSIAFSLDKFALRQGSVRWRDDSTRPQAQMALNDLELQAQGVQWPMKDATRFDASVLAVTGGKTARLALQGEGTDQQGKAHATLNDLALAMAAPYAAQWLNVGLQGVADTELDATWQDGKVLLAVPKLTVRDFALQGGKTNKEQGKEQAAPGTRAQRAASELPRFKLLEITQAQADLQGKTVTVGKVALHNPSAMLHRDAQGRWMVEDWLKPSTAPASEPSKPKAAIPWKLALGELTLDDGTLALDDRSVGRPVRLEVSKLHVQMKSITLDGKKPAPLTVSARIKAGRTEPGSLRYKGTVMWDPVAAQGTLDVRDLPAHAVMPYLADRLNIEVLRADTSFRGQIQYAARPAGPEVLVRGDATLEDFRANSVAAAQSGSSELSVAEELLSWKSLNVPGIDLAITPGAATRVQVREAALTDFYARLLVNPQGRLNLQDLVKTEPAAPTNLAVASAASAPVPAVSAASASGPAPIVKMGPISLVNGKVYFSDRFIQPNYSADLSELTGRLSQFSSQTTDGAVQLADLDIRGRAEGTAALEITGKVNPLAKPLALDIKGRVRDLELPPLSPYAIKYAGYGITRGKLSVDVQYTVLPNGQLTASNQIVLNQLSFGDKVEGAPNSLPVKLAVALLADRNGVIDLNLPISGSLNDPQFSIGPVIWKVITNLVVKAITSPFSLLANALGGGGGESLSSVEFAAGSSVLTPAAQQGLDKVVQALLDRPTLQMTVQGTASLEAERDALKRERLKTLVLAEKRRRAVVTGQDASAVKTVSDAEYPVLLKEVYRRADITKPRNLVGLTKDLPAPEMEALLLASISVNEDAMRELALQRGVAVKDYLASRELPAERLFLGAAKTVAPAADWKPRAELQLTNR is encoded by the coding sequence GTGATTTGGCGACGTCGGTTGCTTTGGGCGCTGGGTGCCCTGGTACTGCTGTGGGTGATTACCTGGCTGGCCGTGCCGCCACTGGTGAAAAGCCAGATCGAGGAAAAGGGCAGTGCCGCGCTAGGCCGCAAGCTGACGGTGGGCGCCATCGCGTTTCGCCCCTGGTCGCTGGAACTTACCGTGACCGACCTGGCGATTGCCACGGCCGATGGGGCAGGTACCCAACTGGGCATTGGCCGTATCTATATAGATGCGGAGATGCAGTCGCTGCTGCGCCTGGCCCCGGTGCTGGATGCCATCCATGTGGAGGCACCGCGCCTGCAGCTGACCCACCTGGGCGGCGGGCACTATGACATTGACGATGTACTCGCCCGTCTGCGCACGCCCAACGACGCGTCACCCTCCGACCCTGTGAAGTTTGCGCTCTACAACCTGGAGCTTAAGGACGGTAGCGTGGATTTCACCGACCAGGTGGGCACCACACAGCGCAAACACACGCTGCGCAGCCTGAACCTGGCGCTGCCGTTTCTGAGCAACCTGCCGTCCAAGCGCGACATCGTGGTGGCGCCGCGCCTGGCCTTTGAACTCAATGGCAGCGCGTTTGACTCGGCGGCAGCCGGCACGGTGTTCACCGCCACGCGCAAGGGCGAGGCCACGCTGCAGGTGACCCAACTGGACCTCGCACCTTACCTGCCGTATCTGCCAGCGGGCTTGCCGGTGCAGGTGCGCGGTGCTGTGATCGATGCCAAGTTGCAACTCGGGTTTGAGCAGGCCGAGCAGGCGCAGTTGCGCCTGTCGGGTGCGATCAAGGTGTCTGGCCTGAAGCTGGCCGATGCTGCGGGGGGCGAGCTGCTGTCGGTGGCCGCAATACAGACCGAGCTGGCCGATGTGCGGCCGCTGGAAGGCGTGGTCAAACTCGCGTCGCTGGAGATCACCCAACCCCAGTTGCAGCTGGCACGCAACCGCGCTGGGCGCCTGAACCTGGATGCCGGGACTTCGAAGAAGTCCGAAAATGCTCCTAAAAATATAGCTGGTAGCGCACAACCAGAAAGGGCTACAGCCCAATCCATTGCATTTTCTCTAGACAAATTCGCCCTGCGCCAGGGCAGCGTGCGCTGGCGTGATGACAGCACCCGACCGCAGGCGCAGATGGCCTTGAATGACCTAGAGCTGCAGGCCCAGGGCGTGCAGTGGCCCATGAAGGACGCCACCCGCTTTGACGCCTCGGTATTGGCCGTGACGGGCGGCAAGACCGCGCGCCTGGCCTTGCAGGGTGAGGGCACCGACCAGCAGGGTAAAGCCCACGCCACGCTCAATGACCTGGCGCTGGCCATGGCGGCACCCTACGCCGCGCAGTGGCTCAACGTGGGCCTGCAAGGCGTGGCCGATACCGAGCTCGATGCCACCTGGCAGGACGGCAAGGTGTTGCTCGCCGTTCCCAAACTGACGGTGCGCGACTTTGCGTTGCAGGGCGGCAAGACGAACAAAGAGCAAGGAAAAGAGCAAGCGGCGCCCGGCACCCGCGCCCAACGCGCGGCCAGCGAGCTGCCGCGTTTCAAGCTGCTGGAAATCACCCAGGCGCAGGCCGACCTGCAGGGCAAGACGGTGACGGTGGGCAAGGTCGCGCTGCACAACCCCAGCGCCATGCTGCACCGCGATGCGCAAGGCCGCTGGATGGTGGAAGACTGGCTGAAGCCCTCCACAGCACCTGCCAGCGAGCCGTCGAAACCCAAGGCTGCAATACCCTGGAAATTGGCACTGGGCGAGCTGACGCTGGATGACGGCACGCTGGCGCTGGACGACCGCAGCGTGGGCCGCCCCGTGCGGCTGGAAGTTTCCAAACTGCATGTGCAGATGAAAAGCATCACGCTGGACGGCAAGAAACCTGCGCCACTCACGGTGTCGGCACGCATCAAGGCCGGCCGCACCGAGCCCGGCAGCCTGCGCTACAAGGGCACCGTCATGTGGGACCCGGTGGCCGCGCAGGGCACACTGGATGTGCGCGACCTACCAGCGCACGCGGTGATGCCCTACCTGGCCGACCGCCTGAACATCGAGGTGCTGCGCGCCGATACCAGTTTCCGCGGACAAATCCAGTACGCTGCCCGCCCTGCGGGCCCCGAGGTGCTGGTGCGCGGTGACGCCACGCTGGAAGACTTCCGCGCCAACAGCGTAGCGGCAGCGCAAAGCGGCAGCAGCGAGTTGTCGGTGGCTGAGGAACTGCTGAGCTGGAAGTCGCTCAACGTGCCCGGCATTGATCTGGCGATCACCCCGGGTGCCGCGACCCGTGTGCAGGTGCGCGAAGCGGCGCTGACCGACTTTTATGCACGCCTGCTGGTCAACCCGCAGGGGCGGCTGAATCTGCAAGACCTGGTCAAAACCGAACCCGCAGCACCGACCAATCTGGCGGTGGCCAGTGCGGCCTCGGCGCCCGTACCCGCTGTATCTGCTGCGTCGGCCAGTGGTCCCGCACCTATCGTCAAGATGGGGCCGATCAGCCTGGTCAACGGCAAGGTGTATTTCTCGGACCGCTTTATCCAGCCCAACTACTCGGCCGACCTGAGCGAGTTGACCGGACGCCTGAGCCAGTTTTCCTCACAAACCACCGATGGCGCGGTGCAACTGGCCGACCTGGACATCCGCGGGCGCGCCGAGGGCACAGCGGCGCTGGAGATCACCGGCAAAGTCAACCCACTGGCCAAGCCGTTGGCGCTGGACATCAAGGGCCGCGTACGTGACCTGGAGTTGCCGCCGCTCTCGCCCTACGCCATCAAGTACGCGGGCTACGGCATTACGCGTGGCAAGCTCAGCGTGGATGTGCAGTACACCGTCCTGCCCAACGGCCAACTCACGGCCAGCAACCAGATTGTGCTCAACCAGCTGAGTTTCGGCGACAAGGTGGAGGGCGCGCCCAACAGCCTGCCAGTCAAGCTGGCGGTAGCCCTGCTGGCGGACCGCAATGGCGTGATTGACCTGAACCTACCGATCAGCGGTTCGCTCAACGATCCGCAGTTCAGCATCGGCCCGGTCATCTGGAAAGTCATCACCAACCTGGTCGTCAAGGCCATCACCTCACCCTTCAGCCTGCTGGCCAATGCGTTGGGCGGTGGTGGTGGCGAGTCTTTGAGCTCGGTGGAGTTCGCAGCCGGCAGCAGTGTGCTTACACCGGCGGCACAGCAGGGGTTGGACAAGGTGGTGCAGGCGTTGCTGGACCGGCCAACGCTGCAGATGACGGTGCAGGGCACGGCGAGCCTGGAGGCAGAACGTGATGCCCTCAAGCGCGAACGCCTCAAGACTCTGGTGCTGGCCGAGAAGCGCCGCCGTGCTGTGGTGACCGGGCAGGACGCGTCCGCCGTCAAGACCGTCAGTGATGCGGAGTACCCGGTGCTGCTCAAAGAGGTGTACCGCCGTGCCGACATCACCAAGCCGCGCAATCTGGTGGGCCTGACCAAGGACCTGCCTGCGCCCGAGATGGAAGCGCTGTTGCTGGCCAGCATTTCCGTCAATGAAGACGCCATGCGTGAACTGGCCCTGCAGCGCGGCGTGGCCGTCAAAGACTATCTGGCGTCACGCGAGTTGCCGGCCGAGCGGCTATTTCTGGGTGCAGCCAAAACCGTGGCGCCTGCCGCCGACTGGAAGCCACGCGCCGAACTTCAGTTGACCAACCGTTGA
- a CDS encoding alpha/beta fold hydrolase has product MSKNTIHAPLTLSDWRAIGRQKSWGAHSIFVVDSALHDANAAGKPVLLLVHGYPTSTWDFSPLWDVLTAHFRVLAPDLLGLGFSAKPRPHRYRMAEQADLVEWTLAQTGVSQCHVLAHDYGDTVVQEMLARDLAQAQSRYLSVALLNGGLFPETHRARTLQKLMAGPLGPLLALLTTRTKLLATFSSVFGHATQPDATTLEAVWQLVNENHGLRVLPPLLGYIAERREHRTRWVDALQRARMPLAVINGSADPVSGAHMVQRFREVVGGSHFIAELPGIGHYPHLEDPAATLAAYQAFTTPLGIAWAT; this is encoded by the coding sequence ATGTCGAAAAACACCATTCACGCTCCACTCACCTTGTCGGATTGGCGCGCCATCGGCCGTCAGAAGTCGTGGGGCGCACACAGCATCTTCGTGGTCGACAGCGCACTGCATGACGCCAATGCAGCCGGCAAGCCCGTGCTGTTGCTGGTCCACGGTTATCCCACATCCACCTGGGACTTCAGCCCGTTGTGGGACGTACTGACCGCCCACTTCCGTGTGCTGGCGCCCGACCTGCTGGGCCTGGGCTTTAGTGCCAAGCCCCGGCCCCACCGTTACCGCATGGCCGAGCAGGCCGATCTGGTGGAATGGACCCTCGCGCAAACCGGTGTGTCGCAATGCCATGTGCTGGCACACGACTATGGCGATACCGTGGTGCAGGAAATGCTGGCGCGTGATCTGGCGCAAGCACAGAGCCGTTACCTCAGTGTGGCTTTGCTCAATGGCGGCCTGTTTCCCGAAACCCACCGTGCCCGCACGCTGCAAAAACTGATGGCCGGTCCACTAGGGCCGCTGCTGGCCCTGCTGACCACACGCACCAAATTGCTGGCCACGTTCAGCTCGGTGTTTGGCCACGCCACCCAGCCCGACGCCACCACGCTGGAAGCGGTGTGGCAACTGGTCAATGAGAACCATGGATTGCGCGTACTGCCGCCCCTGCTGGGCTACATTGCCGAACGGCGCGAACACCGCACGCGCTGGGTTGATGCGCTGCAGCGCGCACGCATGCCGCTGGCCGTGATCAATGGCAGTGCCGACCCGGTGTCGGGCGCGCACATGGTGCAGCGCTTTCGCGAAGTGGTCGGTGGCTCACACTTTATTGCGGAGCTGCCCGGCATAGGCCACTACCCGCACCTGGAAGACCCGGCGGCCACGCTGGCTGCTTACCAGGCCTTCACCACTCCGCTGGGCATTGCCTGGGCCACCTGA